A stretch of the Pseudalkalibacillus hwajinpoensis genome encodes the following:
- a CDS encoding ABC transporter permease, producing MNKKKVMSRIVSFLVYGIVAVFFIWAISNSYFDYIFSQSSTFLHLLKQHMQLVLVSSFLAVIVALPVGILVTRKSFRRAEWVVSNTVNLGQTIPSLAVLALMISILGIGFNTAVFALFIYSLLPMYRNTVAGIDSIDENLIDAARGMGMKPIQILFRIELPNASYSILAGIRTAVVLNIGTAALAYVVGGGGLGVWIFTGIQLFDNGYLISGAIPVTLLAIFVDYLLRLLERKIVPKGSRPPQET from the coding sequence ATGAATAAGAAAAAAGTTATGAGCCGTATTGTAAGCTTTCTCGTCTACGGAATAGTGGCCGTGTTCTTTATTTGGGCCATCAGCAACAGCTATTTTGACTATATTTTCAGTCAATCCAGTACGTTTCTTCACTTATTGAAGCAGCATATGCAGCTTGTACTTGTTTCTTCTTTCTTAGCGGTCATCGTGGCACTGCCTGTTGGTATTCTTGTCACGCGTAAAAGCTTTCGAAGAGCAGAGTGGGTCGTTTCAAATACAGTCAACCTTGGTCAAACGATTCCAAGTCTTGCTGTTCTTGCTTTGATGATTAGTATTCTAGGTATTGGATTTAACACGGCTGTATTTGCCCTGTTTATTTACTCGCTACTACCGATGTATCGAAATACGGTTGCGGGAATTGATTCCATCGATGAGAATTTAATCGATGCAGCAAGAGGGATGGGTATGAAGCCTATCCAAATTCTTTTTCGAATTGAATTACCGAACGCATCCTATTCGATTCTTGCAGGTATTCGAACGGCCGTCGTATTAAATATCGGAACGGCTGCGCTTGCTTATGTTGTCGGAGGTGGCGGTCTAGGGGTATGGATTTTTACCGGCATTCAGCTATTTGATAACGGTTATTTAATCTCCGGCGCCATTCCAGTAACTTTATTGGCAATCTTTGTAGACTATCTACTTCGATTACTTGAACGAAAGATCGTACCAAAAGGGTCTAGACCACCACAAGAAACGTAA
- a CDS encoding glycine betaine ABC transporter substrate-binding protein — translation MKRKLFRIIGIISILSMLASCSSVGIGGKQISVGGKNFTEQYLLSEMTAFLLKEEGFDVKQMNNLGSTVVRKALENSQVDMMWEYTGTALITYMGEEPIADPVEAFEKVKELDAKKNDIHWMNMSNVNNTYALAMKKEQAEELGIESISDLAKYVNENPGELTMASDAEFANRPDGLPGVEKTYGFEFDSSQIKLMDLGLTQRSLDNGQVDVSVAFETDATIVEYDLVTLKDDKTFFPPYRAAVSINEDVFEKYPEVEEITARLGEKLNSDIMRELNYKVDIEGNSVSVVAHDWLVENGLLDE, via the coding sequence ATGAAAAGAAAACTATTTCGTATTATCGGAATCATTTCCATCCTTTCCATGCTAGCCTCGTGCTCAAGCGTAGGGATTGGTGGGAAACAGATTTCGGTTGGTGGTAAGAACTTTACAGAGCAATACCTACTTTCAGAAATGACCGCTTTTCTTCTAAAGGAGGAAGGCTTTGACGTGAAGCAAATGAACAATCTGGGGAGTACCGTTGTTCGTAAAGCGCTCGAAAACAGCCAGGTTGATATGATGTGGGAATATACAGGAACGGCACTCATTACATATATGGGCGAAGAGCCGATTGCCGATCCAGTGGAAGCATTTGAGAAGGTCAAAGAGTTAGATGCCAAAAAAAATGATATCCATTGGATGAATATGTCTAATGTCAACAACACCTATGCACTCGCCATGAAGAAAGAGCAGGCGGAAGAATTAGGGATTGAATCGATTAGTGATTTAGCGAAGTATGTGAATGAAAACCCAGGAGAGCTCACGATGGCCTCAGATGCAGAGTTTGCGAATCGACCTGATGGACTGCCTGGCGTGGAGAAAACATACGGATTTGAATTTGATTCCAGTCAAATTAAACTGATGGATCTTGGTTTAACACAAAGGTCTTTAGACAATGGGCAGGTCGATGTCTCGGTTGCATTTGAAACAGATGCCACCATTGTCGAGTATGACCTTGTTACCCTGAAGGATGATAAAACTTTCTTCCCGCCATATAGAGCGGCGGTTAGTATCAATGAGGATGTATTCGAAAAGTATCCAGAAGTGGAAGAAATCACAGCGCGTTTAGGTGAAAAACTAAACAGTGATATTATGCGTGAGTTGAATTATAAAGTCGATATTGAAGGAAACAGCGTCTCCGTTGTTGCTCATGATTGGTTAGTAGAGAATGGTTTGCTAGATGAATAA
- a CDS encoding DMT family transporter: MHLFNIGYVIIAAVLWGISGGLAGILMDKGWDPLVISFYRGSIGFVGIFVWLLLHRKGNKMKYSTKTMMWSVLAGLAVAGNFSFYFLSISESGVAVASTLMYTAPLFVLFSSFLFRIETVTPFKVIAMVIVMGGISLLTNVYETGLGSLNILGITSGLLSGLSYALFIFGFKNASKEGSPPFVLSMAFATFTIVMFLFIDHKEALDALFSEDLIWFITLGIIGAGISFYLYIEGLKKTSASVAAIIAMVEPVTASLFGLVILGEVLTLTQSIGLVIILITITLLSRKQKN, translated from the coding sequence ATGCATTTATTTAATATAGGCTATGTGATCATAGCAGCCGTTTTGTGGGGGATTTCCGGAGGGTTAGCAGGAATATTAATGGATAAAGGTTGGGATCCGCTGGTGATCTCATTCTATAGAGGATCAATAGGATTTGTTGGTATTTTTGTATGGCTACTACTTCATCGAAAAGGAAATAAAATGAAGTATTCAACGAAGACGATGATGTGGTCAGTATTAGCCGGTTTAGCGGTCGCTGGGAATTTCAGTTTTTACTTTCTTAGTATTTCGGAATCTGGTGTAGCGGTAGCGTCAACTTTGATGTACACGGCACCACTGTTCGTGCTGTTTAGTTCATTTCTTTTTCGAATAGAGACCGTTACCCCATTTAAGGTTATTGCAATGGTTATTGTGATGGGGGGAATCAGCTTATTAACAAACGTTTATGAAACGGGACTTGGCAGTTTAAATATTCTTGGAATCACAAGCGGACTATTATCAGGTCTTTCCTACGCTCTGTTTATTTTTGGTTTTAAGAACGCTTCTAAAGAGGGAAGCCCCCCTTTTGTTCTTAGTATGGCTTTTGCGACATTTACCATTGTAATGTTTCTATTTATTGACCATAAGGAAGCGCTCGATGCCTTGTTTTCAGAGGATCTGATTTGGTTTATCACTCTCGGGATCATCGGCGCAGGTATTTCTTTTTACTTATATATAGAAGGTTTGAAGAAAACGTCAGCATCCGTTGCGGCGATCATCGCGATGGTCGAACCGGTCACGGCTTCTCTATTTGGATTAGTCATTTTGGGAGAGGTCTTGACTTTAACGCAAAGTATAGGACTCGTTATCATTCTCATCACGATTACACTATTAAGTCGAAAACAAAAGAATTAA
- a CDS encoding SDR family NAD(P)-dependent oxidoreductase, with translation MSKVAVITGAGSGLGQAAAVRLADEGINIVAVDINEEGGNETVDLAKKAGVDALFIKADVSKADEVKNYVDKTVETFGSIDYFFNNAGISGSGEYYLNTKVEEIEKIVDINLMGALYGVRYVADVMIKNGGGSIVNTASSAGVIGQDSVVTYSATKHGIIGLTKSIVAEYAKDGLRANAIAPGPTATPMVKDFYEANPKMKENAEAGIPQKRLGTPEEVAELVTFLLTSKAQYINGEVIRIDGGFTNTK, from the coding sequence ATGAGTAAAGTCGCAGTTATTACAGGTGCAGGAAGTGGATTAGGACAAGCAGCTGCTGTTCGTTTAGCAGATGAAGGGATTAATATCGTTGCCGTAGACATTAACGAAGAAGGCGGTAATGAAACGGTCGACCTAGCGAAAAAAGCGGGTGTTGATGCGCTTTTCATAAAAGCCGATGTATCTAAAGCAGATGAAGTAAAGAATTACGTCGACAAAACTGTTGAAACCTTTGGTTCAATTGATTATTTCTTTAATAACGCCGGCATCTCCGGTAGTGGTGAATATTACTTAAATACGAAAGTAGAAGAAATAGAAAAAATCGTAGACATTAACTTGATGGGCGCCTTATACGGTGTCCGTTACGTAGCGGATGTGATGATTAAGAATGGCGGAGGTTCTATTGTGAACACCGCTTCAAGTGCCGGTGTCATTGGTCAAGATTCTGTCGTTACGTATTCGGCCACAAAGCACGGTATTATTGGCCTAACAAAAAGTATCGTAGCTGAATATGCGAAGGACGGATTACGTGCAAACGCAATTGCTCCTGGACCAACGGCAACTCCGATGGTGAAGGACTTCTATGAAGCTAATCCTAAAATGAAAGAAAATGCTGAAGCCGGCATTCCTCAGAAGCGTCTCGGTACGCCTGAAGAAGTAGCTGAGCTCGTAACGTTCCTCTTAACTTCAAAAGCACAGTATATCAATGGTGAAGTGATTCGTATTGATGGGGGGTTTACGAATACGAAGTAA
- a CDS encoding DNA-3-methyladenine glycosylase — protein MSILPREFYQKPTLELAKALLGCELVKETNEGVASGYIVETEAYLGAQDQAAHSFNNKRTKRTEVMFGPAGNAYTYVMHTHCLFNVVSAEPDVPEAILVRAVEPLKGLDLMEQRRPGRKQKEWTDGPGKLTKALGIDPGDYGHALVRPPLYIQSGYTPEHISEGKRIGIDNSGEARDYPWRFWVTGNPYVSR, from the coding sequence ATGTCTATTTTACCTAGAGAATTCTACCAAAAACCGACATTAGAACTAGCGAAGGCTCTCCTCGGCTGCGAGTTAGTGAAGGAAACGAATGAAGGAGTTGCCTCCGGTTATATTGTGGAAACAGAAGCATATTTGGGCGCACAGGATCAAGCCGCTCATAGCTTCAACAACAAACGAACGAAACGTACTGAAGTGATGTTCGGGCCTGCAGGGAATGCTTATACGTACGTGATGCACACGCACTGTTTATTCAATGTGGTCAGTGCTGAGCCCGATGTCCCTGAAGCTATTCTCGTTCGCGCCGTTGAACCTCTGAAAGGATTAGACTTAATGGAGCAGCGAAGACCTGGACGTAAACAAAAGGAATGGACGGATGGTCCTGGCAAATTAACTAAAGCGCTTGGGATTGATCCAGGTGATTATGGTCATGCCTTAGTACGTCCTCCTCTGTATATTCAAAGTGGCTATACGCCGGAACATATTTCTGAAGGAAAACGAATCGGAATTGATAATTCAGGAGAAGCTCGTGACTATCCGTGGAGATTCTGGGTGACTGGAAATCCGTACGTATCGAGGTAG
- a CDS encoding SDR family NAD(P)-dependent oxidoreductase yields the protein MDLFKNTGKVSIVTGGGSGIGRLMAETLAESGSKVVLLGRSLDKVEKAAAEIADQTGAVVKAYSCDVTSKQDIEKVTAAINEEYGQIDILVNNAGTNAPGTIENLDEDGWDKVMDTNVKSVFFMSQAVVPYMKKQEYGRIINTASVAGDVSLFFSSVYGTSKAGVIHLTKQLANELAENNITVNAISPWMFKTDFIKDSLDDPEFEEMINKRTPMKRIGELDELKTSVLYFASKGSSYITGQNIFVDGGVTNYGL from the coding sequence ATGGATTTATTTAAAAACACTGGGAAAGTATCCATCGTAACAGGTGGCGGTAGCGGAATCGGTCGCCTTATGGCAGAAACGCTAGCGGAGAGCGGATCAAAAGTCGTTTTGCTTGGACGTTCACTAGATAAGGTTGAAAAAGCAGCAGCGGAAATCGCTGATCAAACTGGCGCAGTAGTTAAAGCCTATTCATGCGATGTGACAAGTAAGCAGGACATTGAGAAAGTAACAGCAGCAATCAATGAAGAGTACGGTCAAATCGATATCCTTGTGAACAATGCAGGAACGAATGCACCTGGCACGATCGAAAATCTCGACGAAGATGGCTGGGACAAAGTGATGGATACAAATGTGAAATCTGTCTTCTTTATGAGTCAGGCAGTTGTGCCATATATGAAGAAACAGGAATATGGTCGCATCATCAATACCGCTTCCGTTGCAGGAGATGTAAGTCTCTTCTTCAGCTCCGTTTATGGGACAAGTAAAGCAGGTGTCATTCACTTAACGAAGCAATTAGCTAACGAATTAGCTGAAAACAACATTACGGTGAATGCGATCAGTCCATGGATGTTTAAGACGGATTTCATTAAAGATTCCTTAGACGATCCTGAATTTGAAGAGATGATTAATAAGAGAACGCCAATGAAACGAATTGGGGAGTTGGATGAACTGAAAACATCCGTCCTTTACTTCGCTTCTAAAGGATCAAGCTACATTACCGGCCAAAATATTTTCGTTGATGGCGGCGTCACAAATTACGGATTGTAA
- a CDS encoding metalloregulator ArsR/SmtB family transcription factor, translated as MQLNRLVNFHKTLGDPTRIRILSLLAKGPLHGQAIAGKLGLKAPTITHHMTKLRDTGIVYQRKDKNTIYYYIDEKKFRSYSEALPTMLYKPNYDKEDDSVKTQAVINNFLAPDGTLKHLPSQRKKKIIILKHLINGLERGKKYPEKEMNEYIKKFHPDFATIRREFIINHFMYRENNIYELNPEEMWATID; from the coding sequence TTGCAGTTAAACCGATTAGTTAATTTCCATAAAACACTCGGGGATCCAACTCGGATTCGCATTCTTTCGTTGCTCGCTAAAGGTCCTCTCCACGGCCAAGCCATCGCTGGCAAACTTGGGTTAAAAGCTCCTACGATCACGCATCATATGACGAAATTAAGGGACACGGGCATTGTTTATCAACGTAAGGATAAAAATACCATCTATTACTACATAGATGAGAAGAAATTCCGCTCTTACTCAGAAGCCCTGCCGACTATGCTTTACAAGCCTAACTACGATAAGGAGGACGATTCTGTGAAAACACAAGCTGTTATCAATAATTTCTTAGCACCAGATGGTACGCTCAAGCACCTCCCTTCTCAACGAAAGAAAAAAATCATTATTCTTAAGCACTTAATCAACGGATTAGAACGAGGGAAAAAGTACCCTGAGAAAGAAATGAATGAGTATATCAAAAAGTTCCACCCCGACTTCGCAACCATTCGCCGAGAGTTTATTATCAATCATTTTATGTACCGCGAGAATAACATTTACGAACTAAACCCAGAAGAAATGTGGGCGACGATCGATTAA
- a CDS encoding M4 family metallopeptidase: MKKGIAVALATGLAFGGALPTASAASPEDLNVDQKQALEKMEIVKESWEKERKVPSFLSGKLSEQKVANEGDVKQYLQENEAIFQVNESDLKLIDQSKDKLGMTHYTYVQTVNGVPLDGATFIVHTDKDGEVAAVNGNLHPDAVKKFEGSKNAKVSEEEAVNTAWNHVDVQPETSLRDNKNMTGQGEKVVYKDGDRYVLAYKVQLNFIDPYPANWQIYVDARDGSVVEAYNALADGAETGTGTGVLGDQKTLNTVSQNGSYLLRDVTKGGLIETYSANNGSSLPGAIVTDDDNQFNSSDQAAAVDAHYNAGVVYDYYESTHNRDSFDDNGATIRSTVHYGSNYNNAFWDGTQMVYGDGDGTTFAPLSAALDVVGHEITHAVTERTAGLQYRNQSGALNESMSDVFGYFIEPEDYLMGEDVYTPGTPGDALRSLSNPEAYNQPSHMDDYVQTSQDNGGVHTNSGIPNKAAYFTIESIGGSKAEQIYYRALTTYLTPTSDFSDARSALLQSADDLYGAGSTTYNSVASAWDQVGVTE, translated from the coding sequence TTGAAAAAGGGAATCGCCGTCGCACTTGCGACAGGTCTTGCATTTGGGGGCGCATTACCAACTGCATCAGCCGCATCGCCAGAGGATTTGAATGTGGATCAGAAGCAAGCACTTGAAAAGATGGAGATTGTTAAGGAAAGCTGGGAAAAGGAACGGAAGGTGCCATCGTTCTTATCTGGTAAACTATCAGAACAAAAGGTAGCGAATGAAGGAGATGTAAAGCAATATCTACAGGAAAATGAAGCCATATTTCAGGTGAATGAGAGTGATCTTAAGCTGATCGATCAATCGAAAGATAAGCTAGGCATGACTCATTACACATATGTTCAAACGGTAAATGGTGTACCACTTGATGGAGCGACATTCATCGTACATACAGACAAGGATGGGGAAGTTGCAGCCGTGAACGGCAATTTGCATCCAGACGCTGTAAAGAAATTTGAAGGAAGTAAGAATGCGAAGGTATCTGAAGAAGAAGCGGTTAACACAGCATGGAACCATGTTGATGTACAACCTGAAACAAGTCTTCGTGATAATAAAAACATGACGGGTCAGGGAGAAAAAGTTGTTTATAAGGACGGCGATCGCTACGTTCTTGCTTATAAAGTGCAGCTGAACTTTATTGATCCTTATCCTGCGAACTGGCAAATCTATGTGGATGCTCGCGATGGTTCCGTTGTAGAAGCGTATAATGCACTAGCTGACGGCGCCGAGACAGGAACAGGAACGGGCGTATTGGGTGATCAGAAAACGCTAAATACGGTATCACAAAATGGTAGCTACCTTCTTCGTGACGTGACAAAAGGTGGCCTCATTGAGACGTATAGTGCCAATAATGGATCAAGCCTTCCTGGCGCGATCGTAACAGATGATGACAATCAGTTTAATTCTTCAGATCAAGCGGCAGCTGTTGATGCGCATTACAATGCAGGCGTGGTTTATGATTATTATGAGTCGACACATAATCGCGATAGCTTTGATGATAACGGTGCAACGATTCGTTCGACAGTTCACTATGGCTCAAACTATAACAATGCTTTCTGGGACGGAACGCAAATGGTTTATGGTGACGGCGATGGGACCACTTTTGCTCCATTATCAGCAGCGCTAGATGTGGTTGGTCATGAAATTACGCACGCAGTAACAGAACGTACGGCGGGACTACAGTATCGTAATCAATCAGGAGCACTGAACGAATCAATGTCAGATGTGTTCGGGTATTTCATCGAGCCTGAAGATTATCTTATGGGGGAAGATGTCTATACGCCTGGTACACCAGGAGATGCGCTAAGAAGTCTATCGAATCCAGAAGCATACAACCAGCCATCTCATATGGATGACTACGTTCAAACGTCTCAAGATAATGGCGGCGTTCATACGAATAGCGGTATTCCAAACAAAGCAGCTTATTTCACCATCGAAAGCATTGGGGGTAGCAAAGCAGAGCAAATTTATTACCGTGCTCTCACCACATACCTCACTCCAACGAGTGACTTTAGTGACGCAAGATCGGCTCTTCTACAATCGGCAGATGATTTATACGGCGCCGGATCTACTACGTACAATAGTGTCGCGTCAGCCTGGGATCAAGTTGGCGTTACGGAATAA
- a CDS encoding DUF3953 domain-containing protein, with translation MLFLGSIMLVMGIEYCKKGATPYLGYFFFVAALFNFYVSIKSYLIG, from the coding sequence ATGCTGTTTCTAGGCAGTATTATGTTGGTTATGGGGATAGAATATTGTAAAAAAGGGGCTACGCCCTACTTAGGTTATTTCTTTTTCGTTGCCGCACTCTTTAATTTTTATGTATCTATCAAGAGTTATCTAATAGGTTAA
- a CDS encoding iron chaperone — MQYEAKTPGGYFEMLEDDWRKEKLLAVRQYIIENAPELEEGIQYKMLSYKGKSSVLFNLNAQKSYVSLYVGAIKKIDRASELLNGLDCGKGCIRIKKSIDLQESGVEEFVKEAINQWRAGEDLSC, encoded by the coding sequence ATGCAATATGAAGCGAAAACACCAGGGGGATATTTTGAAATGCTAGAGGATGATTGGAGAAAGGAAAAGCTCCTAGCAGTACGACAGTACATAATTGAAAATGCTCCAGAGCTCGAAGAAGGCATTCAATATAAAATGCTTAGCTATAAAGGGAAGTCGAGCGTGTTGTTTAATCTTAATGCTCAAAAATCCTATGTAAGCCTTTATGTAGGAGCTATTAAGAAAATCGATCGAGCAAGTGAATTGTTGAATGGTTTGGATTGCGGAAAGGGATGTATCCGGATTAAAAAGTCAATTGATTTACAGGAAAGCGGTGTGGAGGAATTTGTGAAAGAAGCGATTAATCAATGGCGAGCTGGTGAGGATCTTTCTTGTTAG
- a CDS encoding tubby C-terminal domain-like protein — MGKLLLLFVVGFIGLSLRYLFLGKFEMDQLLLLMGFPVAAILILFVMKWQHKKDLAFQPEADDGRMVTRLGDRVSAAPKRVFDGQELVGEYKRFYHKLWKRVVADIMDSPGRWFLNLAFSSEDGHHIILKGKNENRLRGTNEWLIFSNNDEVGSIQMDYSVKNVAKLKESLYLNYYDHTYQYQSFGIGSKTVIRRDDHKIGEGKRIELGNSIYKLEMKDTYGEEAHVLFMGYILFNYHFSQ; from the coding sequence TTGGGGAAACTACTTTTACTATTTGTTGTAGGGTTTATAGGACTATCTCTACGCTATTTGTTTCTAGGAAAATTCGAGATGGATCAGCTCTTGTTGCTAATGGGTTTTCCGGTGGCGGCTATATTGATTCTATTTGTGATGAAGTGGCAGCATAAGAAGGATCTTGCTTTTCAGCCAGAAGCGGATGACGGACGTATGGTGACACGCTTAGGAGATCGAGTCTCAGCAGCGCCGAAGCGAGTGTTTGACGGACAGGAACTTGTTGGAGAATACAAGCGATTTTATCATAAGCTGTGGAAGCGAGTTGTCGCAGATATTATGGACAGCCCAGGAAGATGGTTTCTTAATCTAGCGTTTTCGTCAGAAGATGGTCATCACATCATTCTAAAAGGTAAAAATGAAAATCGCCTTCGCGGAACAAATGAATGGCTGATCTTCTCTAATAACGATGAAGTAGGCAGCATTCAAATGGACTACTCAGTCAAAAATGTCGCCAAGTTAAAGGAAAGTCTCTATCTTAACTATTATGATCACACCTATCAATATCAGTCATTTGGGATTGGGTCTAAAACAGTGATTCGTAGAGATGACCATAAGATTGGTGAAGGGAAAAGGATTGAATTAGGAAATTCGATTTATAAATTAGAAATGAAAGATACATATGGCGAAGAAGCACATGTTTTATTTATGGGCTATATTCTATTTAACTATCATTTTAGTCAGTGA
- a CDS encoding helix-turn-helix transcriptional regulator, whose amino-acid sequence MKNSIKILREGKGISQGKLAELCQVSRQTINAIENNKYDPSLELAFAIALALETKVDSLFNYQKTLKKRG is encoded by the coding sequence TTGAAGAACAGCATTAAGATTTTAAGAGAAGGTAAGGGGATTTCACAAGGGAAGTTGGCGGAATTGTGTCAAGTTAGCAGACAGACGATCAACGCTATTGAAAACAATAAGTATGATCCAAGTTTAGAATTGGCATTTGCTATTGCTTTAGCTCTAGAGACGAAAGTAGACTCACTCTTTAACTATCAAAAAACGCTAAAGAAAAGGGGATAA
- a CDS encoding Gfo/Idh/MocA family protein, whose translation MTNPSICVIGAGFHATTNIYPALVETGATITAVATRNLERSEQTLLRFGSTGTPYDNYKKMLEQESCDGVVVVAQPTDQAALVMDCIQAGKNVYVEKPLGMTTEESELAADAAEKAGVKLMVGFMKRYAPIYEQLHSLITSEELGSVRSFEARFAVDTTPFCQNDEEFLKFAAIHIVDLVRYLFGETIAVNGFKNSSNSHINQSISLQFESGTVGTLSFTGMTAWSRESEKLTVTFDHGFASADEVHTLTVHKSQSFNELPWKAPAESDFVYSPSASTMSGSMRDLYLRGFVGEMQHFVSCCTTNETPRSDGKDNIRTMALIDRILKTLK comes from the coding sequence ATGACGAATCCATCTATTTGCGTGATTGGCGCAGGCTTTCATGCAACGACGAACATTTATCCCGCTCTTGTCGAAACAGGTGCAACGATTACGGCTGTCGCTACACGAAACTTAGAACGCTCAGAGCAAACACTCCTTCGTTTTGGAAGCACTGGAACACCGTATGATAATTACAAGAAAATGCTAGAACAGGAGTCATGTGACGGCGTTGTCGTTGTCGCACAGCCAACAGACCAGGCAGCCCTTGTTATGGACTGTATCCAAGCCGGTAAAAATGTGTATGTCGAAAAGCCACTCGGCATGACAACGGAAGAGTCAGAACTAGCGGCAGATGCTGCAGAGAAAGCTGGCGTAAAGCTTATGGTTGGCTTTATGAAGCGCTATGCCCCGATTTATGAGCAGCTTCACTCGCTTATTACAAGTGAAGAACTAGGATCTGTTCGTTCATTCGAAGCACGATTCGCCGTTGATACAACACCATTTTGCCAGAACGATGAAGAATTCCTAAAGTTTGCTGCCATTCACATCGTTGATTTAGTTCGCTATCTATTTGGAGAAACAATAGCTGTGAATGGATTTAAAAACAGCTCGAATTCACACATCAATCAAAGCATTAGCCTTCAATTCGAAAGCGGAACAGTTGGAACCCTTTCTTTCACTGGGATGACAGCCTGGTCTAGAGAAAGCGAAAAACTGACGGTTACGTTTGATCACGGATTTGCCTCAGCCGATGAGGTCCACACCTTAACCGTGCACAAATCTCAATCCTTTAACGAACTTCCATGGAAAGCACCGGCTGAATCCGATTTCGTTTACAGCCCTTCCGCCTCAACAATGTCAGGCTCTATGAGAGATCTCTATCTCCGCGGCTTTGTCGGTGAAATGCAGCACTTCGTCTCATGCTGTACAACAAATGAGACGCCCCGCTCAGATGGAAAAGATAACATTCGTACGATGGCGTTGATCGATCGGATTTTGAAGACGTTAAAGTAA